The following proteins are co-located in the Odocoileus virginianus isolate 20LAN1187 ecotype Illinois unplaced genomic scaffold, Ovbor_1.2 Unplaced_Scaffold_18, whole genome shotgun sequence genome:
- the ATP2B3 gene encoding plasma membrane calcium-transporting ATPase 3 isoform X6, translating to MGDVANSSIEFHPKPQQQREAPHAGGFGCTLAELRSLMELRGAEALQKVQEAYGDVGGLCRRLKTSPTEGLADNANDLEKRRQIYGQNFIPPKQPKTFLQLVWEALQDVTLIILEVAAIVSLGLSFYAPPGEESEACGNVSAGAEDEGEAEAGWIEGAAILLSVICVVLVTAFNDWSKEKQFRGLQSRIEQEQKFTVIRNGQLLQVPVAALVVGDIAQVKYGDLLPADGVLIQGNDLKIDESSLTGESDHVRKSTDKDPMLLSGTHVMEGSGRMVVTAVGVNSQTGIIFTLLGAGGEEEEKKDKKAKKQDGAVAMEMQPLKSAEGGEMEEREKKKANVPKKEKSVLQGKLTKLAVQIGKAGLVMSAITVIILVLYFVIETFVIDGRAWLAECTPVYVQYFVKFFIIGVTVLVVAVPEGLPLAVTISLAYSVKKMMKDNNLVRHLDACETMGNATAICSDKTGTLTTNRMTVVQSYLGDTHYKEVPAPSALTPKILDLLVHAISINSAYTTKILPPEKEGALPRQVGNKTECALLGFVLDLKRDFQPVRERIPEDKLYKVYTFNSVRKSMSTVIRTPDGGFRLFSKGASEILLKKCTNILNSNGELRSFRPRDRDDMVKKIIEPMACDGLRTICIAYRDFTAAQEPDWDNENEVVGDLTCIAVVGIEDPVRPEVPEAIRKCQRAGITVRMVTGDNINTARAIAAKCGIIQPGEDFLCLEGKEFNRRIRNEKGEIEQERLDKVWPKLRVLARSSPTDKHTLVKGIIDSNTGEQRQVVAVTGDGTNDGPALKKADVGFAMGIAGTDVAKEASDIILTDDNFTSIVKAVMWGRNVYDSISKFLQFQLTVNVVAVIVAFTGACITQDSPLKAVQMLWVNLIMDTFASLALATEPPTESLLLRKPYGRDKPLISRTMMKNILGHAVYQLTIIFTLLFVGELFFDIDSGRNAPLHSPPSEHYTIIFNTFVMMQLFNEINARKIHGERNVFHGIFSNPIFCTIVLGTFAIQIVIVQFGGKPFSCSPLSTEQWLWCLFVGVGELVWGQVIATIPTSQLKCLKEAGHGPGKDEMTDEELAEGEEEIDHAERELRRGQILWFRGLNRIQTQMEVVSTFKRSGSFQGAVRRRSSVLSQLHDVTNLSTPTHVILSAANPTSAAGNSGGESVP from the exons ATGGGCGACGTGGCCAACAGTTCCATCGAGTTCCACCCCAAACCCCAGCAGCAGCGGGAGGCCCCACATGCAGGCGGCTTCGGGTGCACGCTGGCCGAGCTGCGCTCCCTCATGGAGCTCCGGGGGGCTGAGGCACTGCAAAAAGTCCAGGAGGCCTATGGGGACGTGGGCGGGCTCTGCAGGAGGCTGAAGACCTCACCCACCGAGG GCCTGGCTGACAACGCCAACGACCTGGAGAAGCGCAGGCAGATCTACGGGCAGAACTTCATCCCCCCCAAGCAGCCCAAGACCTTCCTACAGCTGGTGTGGGAGGCCCTGCAGGATGTGACCCTCATCATCCTGGAGGTGGCCGCCATCGTATCCCTGGGCCTCTCATTCTATGCACCTCCGGGGGAGGAGAGCGAAG CCTGTGGGAACGTGTCGGCTGGGGCGGAAGACGAAGGGGAAGCCGAGGCGGGCTGGATCGAGGGGGCCGCCATCCTGCTGTCTGTCATCTGCGTGGTTCTGGTCACGGCCTTCAACGACTGGAGCAAAGAGAAGCAGTTCCGAGGCCTGCAGAGTCGCATAGAGCAGGAGCAGAAGTTCACCGTCATCCGGAACGGGCAGCTCCTCCAGGTGCCCGTGGCCGCGCTTGTGGTGGGGGACATCGCCCAGGTCAAGTATG GAGACCTGCTGCCTGCCGACGGCGTGCTCATCCAAGGCAACGACCTCAAGATCGATGAGAGCTCTCTGACGGGCGAGTCGGACCATGTGCGCAAGTCAACAGACAAGGACCCCATGCTGCTGTCAg GCACTCATGTCATGGAAGGTTCTGGAAGAATGGTGGTGACGGCTGTGGGTGTGAACTCCCAGACGGGCATCATCTTTACCTTGCTTGGAGCTggtggagaggaggaagagaagaaggataAGAAAG caaagaagcaGGATGGGGCCGTTGCCATGGAAATGCAGCCCCTGAAGAGTGCAGAGGGTGGAGAGATGGAGGAGCGGGAAAAGAAGAAAGCCAACGTGCCCAAGAAGGAGAAGTCGGTCCTACAGGGAAAGCTCACCAAACTGGCCGTGCAGATTGGGAAAGCAG GGCTGGTGATGTCCGCCATCACTGTTATCATCCTGGTCCTCTACTTCGTGATCGAGACCTTCGTCATAGATGGCCGGGCATGGCTGGCGGAGTGCACACCTGTCTATGTGCAGTACTTCGTCAAGTTCTTCATCATCGGTGTCACCGTGCTGGTTGTGGCTGTCCCGGAGGGCCTGCCTCTTGCTGTCACCATCTCCTTAGCTTACTCCGTCAAG aaaatgatGAAGGACAACAACCTGGTCCGCCACCTGGACGCCTGCGAGACCATGGGCAATGCCACGGCCATCTGCTCGGACAAGACGGGCACCCTGACTACCAACCGCATGACCGTGGTGCAGTCCTACCTCGGGGACACCCACTACAAAGAGGTTCCAGCCCCCAGTGCCCTGACCCCCAAGATCCTCGACCTCCTGGTCCACGCCATCTCCATCAACAGTGCCTACACCACCAAAATACTA CCTCCAGAGAAGGAAGGCGCCCTCCCACGCCAAGTGGGCAACAAGACGGAGTGCGCTCTGCTTGGCTTCGTCCTGGACCTCAAGCGGGACTTCCAGCCAGTGCGGGAGCGGATTCCTGAAGATAAGCTTTATAAAGTGTACACCTTCAACTCAGTCCGCAAGTCCATGAGCACAGTCATCCGCACGCCTGACGGCGGCTTCCGCCTCTTCAGCAAGGGCGCCTCAGAGATCCTGCTGAAAAA GTGCACCAACATCTTGAACAGCAATGGGGAACTCCGCAGCTTTCGCCCTCGAGACCGGGATGACATGGTGAAGAAGATCATTGAGCCGATGGCCTGCGATGGGCTCCGCACCATTTGCATTGCCTACCGGGACTTTACCGCTGCCCAGGAGCCTGACTGGGACAACGAAAACGAGGTGGTGGGCGACCTCACCTGCATAGCCGTCGTGGGCATCGAGGACCCTGTGCGGCCCGAG GTCCCTGAAGCTATCCGCAAATGTCAGCGGGCCGGCATCACAGTCCGCATGGTGACGGGGGACAACATCAACACAGCCCGCGCCATTGCAGCCAAGTGTGGCATCATCCAGCCCGGGGAGGACTTCCTGTGCCTGGAGGGGAAAGAGTTCAACCGTAGGATCCGAAACGAGAAAGGCGAG ATAGAGCAAGAGCGTCTGGACAAGGTGTGGCCTAAGCTGAGGGTCCTGGCGCGATCATCTCCCACCGACAAACATACTCTGGTTAAAG GGATCATTGACAGCAACACGGGTGAGCAACGGCAGGTGGTGGCCGTGACAGGAGATGGCACCAATGACGGGCCAGCCCTCAAGAAGGCGGATGTGGGCTTCGCCATG GGCATCGCAGGGACGGACGTGGCCAAGGAGGCCTCAGACATCATCCTGACGGACGACAACTTCACCAGCATTGTCAAGGCTGTCATGTGGGGCCGCAACGTCTATGACAGTATCTCCAAGTTCCTGCAGTTCCAGCTGACGGTCAACGTGGTGGCCGTGATCGTGGCCTTCACAGGCGCCTGCATCACTCAG GACTCTCCTCTCAAAGCCGTGCAGATGTTGTGGGTGAACTTGATCATGGACACATTTGCCTCTCTGGCCCTGGCAACAGAGCCACCCACTGAGTCGCTGCTGCTGCGGAAGCCATACGGCCGGGACAAGCCCCTGATCTCACGGACCATGATGAAAAACATCCTGGGCCATGCCGTCTACCAGCTTACCATCATCTTCACCCTACTTTTCGTTG GGGAGCTCTTCTTTGACATTGACAGTGGACGGAATGCTCCCCTGCACTCGCCGCCCTCCGAGCACTACACCATCATCTTCAATACCTTCGTCATGATGCAGCTTTTCAATGAGATCAACGCCCGCAAGATCCATGGCGAGCGCAATGTGTTCCATGGCATCTTCAGCAACCCCATCTTCTGCACCATCGTGCTAGGCACATTTGCCATCCAG ATTGTCATCGTCCAGTTTGGTGGAAAGCCCTTCAGCTGTTCCCCGCTGTCCACGGAGCAGTGGCTCTGGTGCCTGTTTGTCGGTGTTGGGGAACTGGTTTGGGGACAG GTCATCGCCACCATCCCTACCAGCCAGCTCAAGTGCCTGAAGGAAGCAGGACACGGGCCCGGGAAGGATGAGATGACTGACGAGGAGCTGGCTGAAGGAGAAGAAGAGATTGACCATGCCGAGCGGGAGCTCCGCAGGGGCCAGATCCTCTGGTTCCGGGGCCTCAACCGGATCCAGACACAG ATGGAGGTAGTGAGTACCTTCAAGAGAAGCGGTTCATTTCAGGGTGCTGTGCGCCGGCGGTCCTCGGTCCTCAGCCAGCTCCATGACGTAACCAATCTTTCTACCCCTACTCACGTAATTCTCTCTGCTGCCAATCCCACCAGTGCCGCTGGGA
- the ATP2B3 gene encoding plasma membrane calcium-transporting ATPase 3 isoform X3: MGDVANSSIEFHPKPQQQREAPHAGGFGCTLAELRSLMELRGAEALQKVQEAYGDVGGLCRRLKTSPTEGLADNANDLEKRRQIYGQNFIPPKQPKTFLQLVWEALQDVTLIILEVAAIVSLGLSFYAPPGEESEACGNVSAGAEDEGEAEAGWIEGAAILLSVICVVLVTAFNDWSKEKQFRGLQSRIEQEQKFTVIRNGQLLQVPVAALVVGDIAQVKYGDLLPADGVLIQGNDLKIDESSLTGESDHVRKSTDKDPMLLSGTHVMEGSGRMVVTAVGVNSQTGIIFTLLGAGGEEEEKKDKKGKQQDGAMESSQTKAKKQDGAVAMEMQPLKSAEGGEMEEREKKKANVPKKEKSVLQGKLTKLAVQIGKAGLVMSAITVIILVLYFVIETFVIDGRAWLAECTPVYVQYFVKFFIIGVTVLVVAVPEGLPLAVTISLAYSVKKMMKDNNLVRHLDACETMGNATAICSDKTGTLTTNRMTVVQSYLGDTHYKEVPAPSALTPKILDLLVHAISINSAYTTKILPPEKEGALPRQVGNKTECALLGFVLDLKRDFQPVRERIPEDKLYKVYTFNSVRKSMSTVIRTPDGGFRLFSKGASEILLKKCTNILNSNGELRSFRPRDRDDMVKKIIEPMACDGLRTICIAYRDFTAAQEPDWDNENEVVGDLTCIAVVGIEDPVRPEVPEAIRKCQRAGITVRMVTGDNINTARAIAAKCGIIQPGEDFLCLEGKEFNRRIRNEKGEIEQERLDKVWPKLRVLARSSPTDKHTLVKGIIDSNTGEQRQVVAVTGDGTNDGPALKKADVGFAMGIAGTDVAKEASDIILTDDNFTSIVKAVMWGRNVYDSISKFLQFQLTVNVVAVIVAFTGACITQDSPLKAVQMLWVNLIMDTFASLALATEPPTESLLLRKPYGRDKPLISRTMMKNILGHAVYQLTIIFTLLFVGELFFDIDSGRNAPLHSPPSEHYTIIFNTFVMMQLFNEINARKIHGERNVFHGIFSNPIFCTIVLGTFAIQIVIVQFGGKPFSCSPLSTEQWLWCLFVGVGELVWGQVIATIPTSQLKCLKEAGHGPGKDEMTDEELAEGEEEIDHAERELRRGQILWFRGLNRIQTQIRVVKAFRSSLYEGLEKPESKTSIHNFMATPEFLINDYTHNIPLIDDTDVDENEERLRAPPPPSPNQNNNAIDSGVYLTTRGTKSATSSLFSSRPGSPLHSVETSL; this comes from the exons ATGGGCGACGTGGCCAACAGTTCCATCGAGTTCCACCCCAAACCCCAGCAGCAGCGGGAGGCCCCACATGCAGGCGGCTTCGGGTGCACGCTGGCCGAGCTGCGCTCCCTCATGGAGCTCCGGGGGGCTGAGGCACTGCAAAAAGTCCAGGAGGCCTATGGGGACGTGGGCGGGCTCTGCAGGAGGCTGAAGACCTCACCCACCGAGG GCCTGGCTGACAACGCCAACGACCTGGAGAAGCGCAGGCAGATCTACGGGCAGAACTTCATCCCCCCCAAGCAGCCCAAGACCTTCCTACAGCTGGTGTGGGAGGCCCTGCAGGATGTGACCCTCATCATCCTGGAGGTGGCCGCCATCGTATCCCTGGGCCTCTCATTCTATGCACCTCCGGGGGAGGAGAGCGAAG CCTGTGGGAACGTGTCGGCTGGGGCGGAAGACGAAGGGGAAGCCGAGGCGGGCTGGATCGAGGGGGCCGCCATCCTGCTGTCTGTCATCTGCGTGGTTCTGGTCACGGCCTTCAACGACTGGAGCAAAGAGAAGCAGTTCCGAGGCCTGCAGAGTCGCATAGAGCAGGAGCAGAAGTTCACCGTCATCCGGAACGGGCAGCTCCTCCAGGTGCCCGTGGCCGCGCTTGTGGTGGGGGACATCGCCCAGGTCAAGTATG GAGACCTGCTGCCTGCCGACGGCGTGCTCATCCAAGGCAACGACCTCAAGATCGATGAGAGCTCTCTGACGGGCGAGTCGGACCATGTGCGCAAGTCAACAGACAAGGACCCCATGCTGCTGTCAg GCACTCATGTCATGGAAGGTTCTGGAAGAATGGTGGTGACGGCTGTGGGTGTGAACTCCCAGACGGGCATCATCTTTACCTTGCTTGGAGCTggtggagaggaggaagagaagaaggataAGAAAG GCAAGCAGCAGGATGGGGCGATGGAGAGTAGCCAGACCAAAG caaagaagcaGGATGGGGCCGTTGCCATGGAAATGCAGCCCCTGAAGAGTGCAGAGGGTGGAGAGATGGAGGAGCGGGAAAAGAAGAAAGCCAACGTGCCCAAGAAGGAGAAGTCGGTCCTACAGGGAAAGCTCACCAAACTGGCCGTGCAGATTGGGAAAGCAG GGCTGGTGATGTCCGCCATCACTGTTATCATCCTGGTCCTCTACTTCGTGATCGAGACCTTCGTCATAGATGGCCGGGCATGGCTGGCGGAGTGCACACCTGTCTATGTGCAGTACTTCGTCAAGTTCTTCATCATCGGTGTCACCGTGCTGGTTGTGGCTGTCCCGGAGGGCCTGCCTCTTGCTGTCACCATCTCCTTAGCTTACTCCGTCAAG aaaatgatGAAGGACAACAACCTGGTCCGCCACCTGGACGCCTGCGAGACCATGGGCAATGCCACGGCCATCTGCTCGGACAAGACGGGCACCCTGACTACCAACCGCATGACCGTGGTGCAGTCCTACCTCGGGGACACCCACTACAAAGAGGTTCCAGCCCCCAGTGCCCTGACCCCCAAGATCCTCGACCTCCTGGTCCACGCCATCTCCATCAACAGTGCCTACACCACCAAAATACTA CCTCCAGAGAAGGAAGGCGCCCTCCCACGCCAAGTGGGCAACAAGACGGAGTGCGCTCTGCTTGGCTTCGTCCTGGACCTCAAGCGGGACTTCCAGCCAGTGCGGGAGCGGATTCCTGAAGATAAGCTTTATAAAGTGTACACCTTCAACTCAGTCCGCAAGTCCATGAGCACAGTCATCCGCACGCCTGACGGCGGCTTCCGCCTCTTCAGCAAGGGCGCCTCAGAGATCCTGCTGAAAAA GTGCACCAACATCTTGAACAGCAATGGGGAACTCCGCAGCTTTCGCCCTCGAGACCGGGATGACATGGTGAAGAAGATCATTGAGCCGATGGCCTGCGATGGGCTCCGCACCATTTGCATTGCCTACCGGGACTTTACCGCTGCCCAGGAGCCTGACTGGGACAACGAAAACGAGGTGGTGGGCGACCTCACCTGCATAGCCGTCGTGGGCATCGAGGACCCTGTGCGGCCCGAG GTCCCTGAAGCTATCCGCAAATGTCAGCGGGCCGGCATCACAGTCCGCATGGTGACGGGGGACAACATCAACACAGCCCGCGCCATTGCAGCCAAGTGTGGCATCATCCAGCCCGGGGAGGACTTCCTGTGCCTGGAGGGGAAAGAGTTCAACCGTAGGATCCGAAACGAGAAAGGCGAG ATAGAGCAAGAGCGTCTGGACAAGGTGTGGCCTAAGCTGAGGGTCCTGGCGCGATCATCTCCCACCGACAAACATACTCTGGTTAAAG GGATCATTGACAGCAACACGGGTGAGCAACGGCAGGTGGTGGCCGTGACAGGAGATGGCACCAATGACGGGCCAGCCCTCAAGAAGGCGGATGTGGGCTTCGCCATG GGCATCGCAGGGACGGACGTGGCCAAGGAGGCCTCAGACATCATCCTGACGGACGACAACTTCACCAGCATTGTCAAGGCTGTCATGTGGGGCCGCAACGTCTATGACAGTATCTCCAAGTTCCTGCAGTTCCAGCTGACGGTCAACGTGGTGGCCGTGATCGTGGCCTTCACAGGCGCCTGCATCACTCAG GACTCTCCTCTCAAAGCCGTGCAGATGTTGTGGGTGAACTTGATCATGGACACATTTGCCTCTCTGGCCCTGGCAACAGAGCCACCCACTGAGTCGCTGCTGCTGCGGAAGCCATACGGCCGGGACAAGCCCCTGATCTCACGGACCATGATGAAAAACATCCTGGGCCATGCCGTCTACCAGCTTACCATCATCTTCACCCTACTTTTCGTTG GGGAGCTCTTCTTTGACATTGACAGTGGACGGAATGCTCCCCTGCACTCGCCGCCCTCCGAGCACTACACCATCATCTTCAATACCTTCGTCATGATGCAGCTTTTCAATGAGATCAACGCCCGCAAGATCCATGGCGAGCGCAATGTGTTCCATGGCATCTTCAGCAACCCCATCTTCTGCACCATCGTGCTAGGCACATTTGCCATCCAG ATTGTCATCGTCCAGTTTGGTGGAAAGCCCTTCAGCTGTTCCCCGCTGTCCACGGAGCAGTGGCTCTGGTGCCTGTTTGTCGGTGTTGGGGAACTGGTTTGGGGACAG GTCATCGCCACCATCCCTACCAGCCAGCTCAAGTGCCTGAAGGAAGCAGGACACGGGCCCGGGAAGGATGAGATGACTGACGAGGAGCTGGCTGAAGGAGAAGAAGAGATTGACCATGCCGAGCGGGAGCTCCGCAGGGGCCAGATCCTCTGGTTCCGGGGCCTCAACCGGATCCAGACACAG
- the ATP2B3 gene encoding plasma membrane calcium-transporting ATPase 3 isoform X1, giving the protein MGDVANSSIEFHPKPQQQREAPHAGGFGCTLAELRSLMELRGAEALQKVQEAYGDVGGLCRRLKTSPTEGLADNANDLEKRRQIYGQNFIPPKQPKTFLQLVWEALQDVTLIILEVAAIVSLGLSFYAPPGEESEACGNVSAGAEDEGEAEAGWIEGAAILLSVICVVLVTAFNDWSKEKQFRGLQSRIEQEQKFTVIRNGQLLQVPVAALVVGDIAQVKYGDLLPADGVLIQGNDLKIDESSLTGESDHVRKSTDKDPMLLSGTHVMEGSGRMVVTAVGVNSQTGIIFTLLGAGGEEEEKKDKKGKQQDGAMESSQTKAKKQDGAVAMEMQPLKSAEGGEMEEREKKKANVPKKEKSVLQGKLTKLAVQIGKAGLVMSAITVIILVLYFVIETFVIDGRAWLAECTPVYVQYFVKFFIIGVTVLVVAVPEGLPLAVTISLAYSVKKMMKDNNLVRHLDACETMGNATAICSDKTGTLTTNRMTVVQSYLGDTHYKEVPAPSALTPKILDLLVHAISINSAYTTKILPPEKEGALPRQVGNKTECALLGFVLDLKRDFQPVRERIPEDKLYKVYTFNSVRKSMSTVIRTPDGGFRLFSKGASEILLKKCTNILNSNGELRSFRPRDRDDMVKKIIEPMACDGLRTICIAYRDFTAAQEPDWDNENEVVGDLTCIAVVGIEDPVRPEVPEAIRKCQRAGITVRMVTGDNINTARAIAAKCGIIQPGEDFLCLEGKEFNRRIRNEKGEIEQERLDKVWPKLRVLARSSPTDKHTLVKGIIDSNTGEQRQVVAVTGDGTNDGPALKKADVGFAMGIAGTDVAKEASDIILTDDNFTSIVKAVMWGRNVYDSISKFLQFQLTVNVVAVIVAFTGACITQDSPLKAVQMLWVNLIMDTFASLALATEPPTESLLLRKPYGRDKPLISRTMMKNILGHAVYQLTIIFTLLFVGELFFDIDSGRNAPLHSPPSEHYTIIFNTFVMMQLFNEINARKIHGERNVFHGIFSNPIFCTIVLGTFAIQIVIVQFGGKPFSCSPLSTEQWLWCLFVGVGELVWGQVIATIPTSQLKCLKEAGHGPGKDEMTDEELAEGEEEIDHAERELRRGQILWFRGLNRIQTQMEVVSTFKRSGSFQGAVRRRSSVLSQLHDIRVVKAFRSSLYEGLEKPESKTSIHNFMATPEFLINDYTHNIPLIDDTDVDENEERLRAPPPPSPNQNNNAIDSGVYLTTRGTKSATSSLFSSRPGSPLHSVETSL; this is encoded by the exons ATGGGCGACGTGGCCAACAGTTCCATCGAGTTCCACCCCAAACCCCAGCAGCAGCGGGAGGCCCCACATGCAGGCGGCTTCGGGTGCACGCTGGCCGAGCTGCGCTCCCTCATGGAGCTCCGGGGGGCTGAGGCACTGCAAAAAGTCCAGGAGGCCTATGGGGACGTGGGCGGGCTCTGCAGGAGGCTGAAGACCTCACCCACCGAGG GCCTGGCTGACAACGCCAACGACCTGGAGAAGCGCAGGCAGATCTACGGGCAGAACTTCATCCCCCCCAAGCAGCCCAAGACCTTCCTACAGCTGGTGTGGGAGGCCCTGCAGGATGTGACCCTCATCATCCTGGAGGTGGCCGCCATCGTATCCCTGGGCCTCTCATTCTATGCACCTCCGGGGGAGGAGAGCGAAG CCTGTGGGAACGTGTCGGCTGGGGCGGAAGACGAAGGGGAAGCCGAGGCGGGCTGGATCGAGGGGGCCGCCATCCTGCTGTCTGTCATCTGCGTGGTTCTGGTCACGGCCTTCAACGACTGGAGCAAAGAGAAGCAGTTCCGAGGCCTGCAGAGTCGCATAGAGCAGGAGCAGAAGTTCACCGTCATCCGGAACGGGCAGCTCCTCCAGGTGCCCGTGGCCGCGCTTGTGGTGGGGGACATCGCCCAGGTCAAGTATG GAGACCTGCTGCCTGCCGACGGCGTGCTCATCCAAGGCAACGACCTCAAGATCGATGAGAGCTCTCTGACGGGCGAGTCGGACCATGTGCGCAAGTCAACAGACAAGGACCCCATGCTGCTGTCAg GCACTCATGTCATGGAAGGTTCTGGAAGAATGGTGGTGACGGCTGTGGGTGTGAACTCCCAGACGGGCATCATCTTTACCTTGCTTGGAGCTggtggagaggaggaagagaagaaggataAGAAAG GCAAGCAGCAGGATGGGGCGATGGAGAGTAGCCAGACCAAAG caaagaagcaGGATGGGGCCGTTGCCATGGAAATGCAGCCCCTGAAGAGTGCAGAGGGTGGAGAGATGGAGGAGCGGGAAAAGAAGAAAGCCAACGTGCCCAAGAAGGAGAAGTCGGTCCTACAGGGAAAGCTCACCAAACTGGCCGTGCAGATTGGGAAAGCAG GGCTGGTGATGTCCGCCATCACTGTTATCATCCTGGTCCTCTACTTCGTGATCGAGACCTTCGTCATAGATGGCCGGGCATGGCTGGCGGAGTGCACACCTGTCTATGTGCAGTACTTCGTCAAGTTCTTCATCATCGGTGTCACCGTGCTGGTTGTGGCTGTCCCGGAGGGCCTGCCTCTTGCTGTCACCATCTCCTTAGCTTACTCCGTCAAG aaaatgatGAAGGACAACAACCTGGTCCGCCACCTGGACGCCTGCGAGACCATGGGCAATGCCACGGCCATCTGCTCGGACAAGACGGGCACCCTGACTACCAACCGCATGACCGTGGTGCAGTCCTACCTCGGGGACACCCACTACAAAGAGGTTCCAGCCCCCAGTGCCCTGACCCCCAAGATCCTCGACCTCCTGGTCCACGCCATCTCCATCAACAGTGCCTACACCACCAAAATACTA CCTCCAGAGAAGGAAGGCGCCCTCCCACGCCAAGTGGGCAACAAGACGGAGTGCGCTCTGCTTGGCTTCGTCCTGGACCTCAAGCGGGACTTCCAGCCAGTGCGGGAGCGGATTCCTGAAGATAAGCTTTATAAAGTGTACACCTTCAACTCAGTCCGCAAGTCCATGAGCACAGTCATCCGCACGCCTGACGGCGGCTTCCGCCTCTTCAGCAAGGGCGCCTCAGAGATCCTGCTGAAAAA GTGCACCAACATCTTGAACAGCAATGGGGAACTCCGCAGCTTTCGCCCTCGAGACCGGGATGACATGGTGAAGAAGATCATTGAGCCGATGGCCTGCGATGGGCTCCGCACCATTTGCATTGCCTACCGGGACTTTACCGCTGCCCAGGAGCCTGACTGGGACAACGAAAACGAGGTGGTGGGCGACCTCACCTGCATAGCCGTCGTGGGCATCGAGGACCCTGTGCGGCCCGAG GTCCCTGAAGCTATCCGCAAATGTCAGCGGGCCGGCATCACAGTCCGCATGGTGACGGGGGACAACATCAACACAGCCCGCGCCATTGCAGCCAAGTGTGGCATCATCCAGCCCGGGGAGGACTTCCTGTGCCTGGAGGGGAAAGAGTTCAACCGTAGGATCCGAAACGAGAAAGGCGAG ATAGAGCAAGAGCGTCTGGACAAGGTGTGGCCTAAGCTGAGGGTCCTGGCGCGATCATCTCCCACCGACAAACATACTCTGGTTAAAG GGATCATTGACAGCAACACGGGTGAGCAACGGCAGGTGGTGGCCGTGACAGGAGATGGCACCAATGACGGGCCAGCCCTCAAGAAGGCGGATGTGGGCTTCGCCATG GGCATCGCAGGGACGGACGTGGCCAAGGAGGCCTCAGACATCATCCTGACGGACGACAACTTCACCAGCATTGTCAAGGCTGTCATGTGGGGCCGCAACGTCTATGACAGTATCTCCAAGTTCCTGCAGTTCCAGCTGACGGTCAACGTGGTGGCCGTGATCGTGGCCTTCACAGGCGCCTGCATCACTCAG GACTCTCCTCTCAAAGCCGTGCAGATGTTGTGGGTGAACTTGATCATGGACACATTTGCCTCTCTGGCCCTGGCAACAGAGCCACCCACTGAGTCGCTGCTGCTGCGGAAGCCATACGGCCGGGACAAGCCCCTGATCTCACGGACCATGATGAAAAACATCCTGGGCCATGCCGTCTACCAGCTTACCATCATCTTCACCCTACTTTTCGTTG GGGAGCTCTTCTTTGACATTGACAGTGGACGGAATGCTCCCCTGCACTCGCCGCCCTCCGAGCACTACACCATCATCTTCAATACCTTCGTCATGATGCAGCTTTTCAATGAGATCAACGCCCGCAAGATCCATGGCGAGCGCAATGTGTTCCATGGCATCTTCAGCAACCCCATCTTCTGCACCATCGTGCTAGGCACATTTGCCATCCAG ATTGTCATCGTCCAGTTTGGTGGAAAGCCCTTCAGCTGTTCCCCGCTGTCCACGGAGCAGTGGCTCTGGTGCCTGTTTGTCGGTGTTGGGGAACTGGTTTGGGGACAG GTCATCGCCACCATCCCTACCAGCCAGCTCAAGTGCCTGAAGGAAGCAGGACACGGGCCCGGGAAGGATGAGATGACTGACGAGGAGCTGGCTGAAGGAGAAGAAGAGATTGACCATGCCGAGCGGGAGCTCCGCAGGGGCCAGATCCTCTGGTTCCGGGGCCTCAACCGGATCCAGACACAG ATGGAGGTAGTGAGTACCTTCAAGAGAAGCGGTTCATTTCAGGGTGCTGTGCGCCGGCGGTCCTCGGTCCTCAGCCAGCTCCATGAC